A single Lactuca sativa cultivar Salinas chromosome 8, Lsat_Salinas_v11, whole genome shotgun sequence DNA region contains:
- the LOC111902645 gene encoding probable WRKY transcription factor 57 translates to MDDDSSIDPLSGDSTWTLPGDYSFFGITDTRDNNILSEFGWNFHPPAPVLDRMDSGGSCGVPEEINPTTSPVPVHSQVGSVENVRDVSMSNPLVSTSSSEDRPESSAASGDAASGGQPPSSDTGGKVKKKGPKRIRQQRFAFMTKSEIDHLEDGYRWRKYGQKAVKNSPFPRSYYRCTNSKCTVKKRVERSSTDPTTVITTYEGQHCHHTVGFPRGLLNHENAYSRLLASHHSTTHQVIYPRTPLPNLGTSKLQPKVESNEAADFNHRHSDEKPQESFQDSRLDHQGLLGDIVPTIMRN, encoded by the exons ATGGATGATGACAGCAGTATCGATCCACTCTCCGGAGACTCTACCTGGACGCTCCCCGGTGATTACAGCTTCTTTGGGATTACCGATACAAGAGACAACAACATATTGAGCGAGTTCGGATGGAACTTCCATCCTCCAGCACCGGTGTTAGATCGGATGGATTCCGGCGGTAGTTGTGGTGTTCCGGAGGAGATTAATCCTACTACTAGTCCAGTTCCGGTTCATTCTCAGGTTGGATCCGTTGAAAACGTAAGAGACGTATCTATGTCAAATCCGTTGGTTTCTACCAGCTCTTCCGAGGATCGACCGGAGTCTTCTGCAGCTTCCGGTGATGCCGCTTCCGGTGGTCAACCGCCATCTTCGGACACAGG GGGTAAAGTCAAAAAGAAAGGGCCAAAAAGAATCCGGCAACAACGATTTGCTTTCATGACCAAGAGTGAAATCGATCATCTTGAAGATGGTTACAGATGGAGAAAATATGGTCAAAAAGCTGTTAAAAATAGCCCTTTTCCTAG GAGCTACTACCGATGCACAAATAGCAAATGCACTGTGAAGAAAAGAGTTGAACGTTCATCAACAGATCCTACAACTGTAATCACAACATATGAAGGTCAACATTGTCACCACACAGTAGGGTTTCCAAGAGGATTATTAAATCACGAAAATGCATATTCAAGATTGTTGGCTTCTCATCATTCAACTACACACCAAGTTATATATCCAAGAACACCATTGCCAAATCTTGGTACCTCTAAATTACAACCAAAAGTAGAATCTAATGAAGCTGCAGATTTTAATCATCGTCATTCTGATGAAAAACCTCAAGAATCATTTCaagattctcgtttagatcatcAAGGCTTGCTTGGGGATATTGTGCCTACAATTATGCGCAACTGA